The nucleotide sequence AAGGCATTTATTGAAAATAAAAATGGTCATTTAAATGAAAAAATGCTATCGATAATTCAATAGCATTTTTATTAAATAGAATGATTAAATATAACCGTAAAAAAATAAGTTTTTACCAATCTTTCTTTTTAAGAATTAAATAGCTGCCACCGATAAAAATTAACGACCAGACAAGACATGCAATAACACTATAAACCGGATAATCAAACTTAAAATCCATGCCAATCATCTGAGCCATTTTGGTTCTTACTAATGGGTTTGGAATCAGGCTGGACATACTTTCCAATGGGAGATAGTCAGTGATGAAATGATTTTCCAGCATCAATCGAGCTTTGTCTTTTTGTGCTACATTTTTCAAAAGCATAAACTTTTCAATTCCGGAAAAAACGCCTTCTACAAACCAGAGCATAAAAAACCCAAGAAAAACAAAAATCGATTTTCTAAACAAAACAGATAAGAACATCAAGAATGTGAAGAATGTAAATAATTTGAGAAAATAATTGAAAATAAAATAAATTTCTTTAAAAATTAATTCAGCATCCTGCGTATCAGAATAAGTCTTTCCAAGAACGAGCGCAATTGTAAAAACAAGCAGTGTAGAAAAAATAGTAAAAACCAGAATGGTTAGCAATTTGGAAGCTATAAATTCTTCTCTGCTAAGACCATCGATGATGTTTTGCTTAAACATCCTATTACTGAATTCCTGACAAATAGAAAACACAATGATGCATCCTAGAAAAATCTTTAGCAGGCCGACAATATAGGTGGTAAAATTCCAAATTCCGGGAAAATTATACATTCCCTGTTCTTTCAGATTAACTTTGAGTCCCGCGAGATCAAAATCTACTAAACCAATAAACAAGAGCAAAGTGAGAACAAGAAAATACAGCAATGCAAAGATCCTAAATGGATTGTAGTTCAAGTTTTTGAAATATTCTAATTTTAGAAGGCGTATCATAGGTTATTTTGT is from Epilithonimonas vandammei and encodes:
- a CDS encoding ABC transporter permease subunit, with translation MIRLLKLEYFKNLNYNPFRIFALLYFLVLTLLLFIGLVDFDLAGLKVNLKEQGMYNFPGIWNFTTYIVGLLKIFLGCIIVFSICQEFSNRMFKQNIIDGLSREEFIASKLLTILVFTIFSTLLVFTIALVLGKTYSDTQDAELIFKEIYFIFNYFLKLFTFFTFLMFLSVLFRKSIFVFLGFFMLWFVEGVFSGIEKFMLLKNVAQKDKARLMLENHFITDYLPLESMSSLIPNPLVRTKMAQMIGMDFKFDYPVYSVIACLVWSLIFIGGSYLILKKKDW